The DNA window ttaaaaaaatcaatttttctccatacattttttttcgaaaacagtaaaacttaatgtgaatgcactgtatcagtttttttactgaacagtgaaatttattgttacatgaaattttattgtaaatctactgtgagaacttggcatcgaacaatgttgaaacagtaataactataatatttattgttttatgattgtttgtagggtaaatgctattgtaaaattctatccgggcagGGAGCTTCTGTTAAATGGGGCTAGAGTTGATGCAAAAGACTGGACTGATCGTACGCCACTACATCTTGCTGTATCTGCAGCGGTTGTTTTGGAAAAACgtgaaaattttttgaaaattttcgctgATGTCGATACAACTAATGGGGAAGGCAATACTGCTGCTGATCATGCTGTTAACAAATCAAACATTCAGGAGAAAGTTAAAGAACTATTAAAATATGGAGCTGATATATACATATACTATGGAAAAAGTACGCCTATATATATGGCATTCATGTCAGAGCATTCAGTGTGGGTCAAAGTGTTGTTTAAATATACTATAATAAGAAATTTCCGTAGTGATGATGGCGGCTATATTGACTTAGCTCCATACATGGAACGCAGTTACTACCACGAAACAATAAAGTATATGTCTTATTGTATTCGTGAAgtttttcaaatgaaaaaagACAAAGTAAAAGACGATCTTTCACTATATGATACTGTTCAAATTAACTTCGACAAACGTGTACTATGTACTAATCAGTTATCTATGAGACTTGCAAAAACCGATTATTCCGATCGCTATCCTATTTATAATGATGTCATTCTGGATGAACTAAAGCCGGCTCTAGAAAGAGCAAAATCATTGAATAAGATTTGTAAGATACCTTTGCATACTACCGTGAATGTGGCGAATCAAGATATCGACGAAAGAATTATTATTCTGGACCAAGATTCTACATACTACATCGCCGAATATCTATCTAATAACGACTTGACAAAGTTGGCAGTAGCGCTCGGCGGTTCCGATTAACCTGTTATTCAATTTTCCAGGTCCTTAAATAAAATTTGCCTGACCAAGTACGAGACTATATGTGAAGAATCGGCTATATGAAGATATTAAACCTGCAAGATTGGAATGAATTAATTTTATGCCGGcatatttttttgtaaacttTCTTTGACCTGGAATCCTGACCTGACAGGGCATACAAATGTAAATAACAGGGTATCTTAAgctaataaataacaaatactGAATTAACCCTTCGAAAGACTAATATTTTTCCATCAGCATTCTTAAGTGTCGATCGTTTACAGATCATGATTTCAAGCATCGTGTATACTGTCTCAGGGTGAATAATGAGTAAAAATTTCTATAAATATCTAGTAGATTTTTGTTAGCAGATCCGCAGTTCTCGTGTATCTTTTACAAcagtaaattttgcaaaaactTCCACAGAACTTACGTTTACATTTTATGCTGGAAACGGGATTATCTGCAAAACATCCTGGTGCAATTTAATATCAATGTAAAGGTAAACATCACGAAGCACTATCcacaaatttatttaaataCCACCGTCGTAGGAACAGTGTAAACGGAGCTTAAGAATGTCAAAATATGCATTCTCCTCGGTGACAGCAATTTGGCACTGCCAGCAAATCTGCGAAATCTGGAGTACGTTCATAGGACCGCACTCCACATCGCATGACTTCCTCAATGTGGTTAAAAAACAATCAGCTTCTTTGTTTACTGCTCAGGCGCGTATTAAGATGAACGTTAATAGTTGCTGTTATAACATATTTCACTTGCGAAAATCGACcgcaaaatagttttaaaatcttACTCGATAGTTCAAAATGAACTTCACTCGACCAATACTGCGCCAAAAGTCCAGCCCGCCGAGAACAGTAACTTTCTCGCGACGTCAAGGTCCTAAGTAATTCGATACAGTCAGTCATACGCGTTGTAAATATTACTTTGACCGATAAGAACTTTCCGCTAAAACCGGTGACTAATTCCCGTTTTGTCCGGTCCACAGGGACTTCAACTTTGCGGCTTCAAGAGTGCTGTCCATCTTTGTTCATGGGTCAGCAAGTATCCAGTTTACCGCAGAAAATCGTACCGACCGATGCGGTCGACTCGCTGCAGTTCGAGATCAAGAAGCAGGCGCAGATTTTCTCCGAGATCGGCAGTCTGACCTACGAAGACTTCCAGAAGTGTCTGGCCGATCTGAACAGTTTGTGAGTATTACTGCTGGGGGAGGATGTGGTCAAAGTAAAGAGTTTCTTTTCTTGTTACAATATGTGGAAAATTGTTGATATTGAataagttatggaatttgcgtttcgactttgtctcgtcagaatccgacactaacttagtgataggaataagctagcgccgaaATTGACGCTAGCTCGAAAAAACGGAGACAATTCGTGTTCCTGAGCACAAAACATATACCTAAATTAgttgtggaatttgcgtttcgacttcgtctcatcagaatccgacactaacttaatggCAGGACTAAGGTAGCGCCGGAATGGACGCTAGTTCGAAAAAACGGAGATAACCCTAGTCAAGTATGATGTCTCGTAAGAATAGTGCATCttacattggcttgctaagccctAACGAAACTtttctccgttttttggagctagcgtccaTTCCGGCGCTACCTTAGTCCTGccattaagttagtgtcggattctgacgaGACAAAGTGCACAACTAATTTAGGTATAAGTTTTGTGCTCCTCACGCGCAAAGATTGTTGATGTTGCTATTTTTTGCTGATAAATTATCAGTATGGATTAtttgaagaatataaaatatatttgttccCATGTGTTGTGAGAACTTCATCGCGTTTGAGTGGAAAATGTAACGAGAGATTTTCGTTGCGTAAAACGCAATTGTTTGAGGccggttttttttcaaatcagtgCATACTGGAGGCATTCTTATGTACATAGTTGATTGTTTAGAATTTCCATCAAAACCTTCCCGGAAGTAATAAGTAACTGTACTGCCCAAAATTCAAACTCAAAGCGAGTAATGCCAAACGTACTGACCGAATCACTGAACTATTTTCACCCCTCAGATCTCGCAAATGTCTGGACCCAAGCGGCAAACAGTTGGTGTTTGCCGTCAAGAAGGGCACCGACAGCAGTGTCCTGTGGAAGGGTACCGTACGGATTGCCTGCGTTAAAGTTGACCCGTCCACCAAGAAGGTCGAATGCTACAAACTGCTCAATCTGAAGCAATTCCTCCAGGTGTTCCGCACGTTCCAGAATGACCTGCACGCAATGGTCACCGTGGAGACGCAACGGATCCGCAGCCCCACCGGCAGTCCAACACATTCCAGTTCGACCGGGCGCGGTAGTTCGTCCGGCAGTGCGGCTGGATCCTTTGAACGGTCCGATTTTAGTCCAAACTCTTCGTACGTGTACACATTTCCACAGCATACGACCGCCTCGATGCTGATGGAACAAGTTAACGGCATCTGCGGATCGGATTCTAGCAGCATTGACGGAGGGGGACTACAGAGCAGCACCGAAGAAGCAGCCGAGTGTTGCATATGTTTGGAACGAAAGCCGGAAGTGTCGCTTCCATGTGCACACAGCTACTGTACGCCGTGTATCGAACAGTGGaacatccatcagaagaaatgTCCCATCTGCGACGAGGAATTGGTCAGTACCGACGATACCTGGGTACTTTCGGAGATGCCAGAAGCGGAAGAAATCAGCGAGGAAATTTGCGCCACTTTGATGAAGCTGTCCGTTGGGAAATAAATCAGCGATTGTGATTTTTGTGTTATTACTTCCTTGCGTGAGGGAGGAGGAGAGTGGAAGCGCGTACCTGGTTTTTGGGTGTATTAGCAACGTATGAGACGAGCGGCACCATGTGCCGGAAGCCACCTTGAGCATTATTTGGAGTGTACTTTTATTGAGTTTAAATATCTTATTGCTTATCAGTCAAACTTAATGGCTCTATACTGAACATCAGAGACATCGATTGATGCATCTGTTATAAACGTTAATTGTAGTTCAAATAAACATTatgatattgttacaatatgccattgtatgaaaaaaaaatcttcgaaatAAACTACCTATACTGCACTAATGAGGACTGCGATTTTCATTGAATCACTACCAATTTTATTTCGCATTTTGACTAATTGATTTTTCGAATGAATGTCGATCAGGTTTCACATGTTGAGAGCGATCCGTCGTAGTGTTATCTAAATTGCGCCGTACCATGTTAATTGAATGCATTTCCGTGGGACAGTTGAAATGTGCGAACCTCAAGCTCTCAACTTCGTCGGCTGGCTCCACAAGTAAAACAGATCTCCGGAACAAGAGGCATTCAACCTTACCGTAACAATCTACGAGATTCTAAGATACTGGAGCTCATCCCCGATAGTATAGGGCTTAGAATATCCCTTGACCTATTGTCGCTTTGACCAACTTCCCCGACGGTCATAGAGTTTTTGAAGCTTGCAGAACTTCTCCAAAATCGAAGAACAGTTTCTTATCAGAAGCTTGTCGAAATTATATGAAATTTCCAAACTTTACTGGAATTGGCTGAACTTTCCTGTAGTTCATAATACTTTTCAGAAACTCGTCGAACTTTCTTATGGTTTGTCGATGTTTTCAGATATATGTACTCATAGTTTTCCAGAAATTCGCAGTTaattaaatcgccatgcgaaaactGTATTTGCTTTTGAGATTACAAGTTTAATAAAAATCTATTTAAAATCGGCGAAAGACTGGTCCAGCTTCTCTGACAAaacgttgatagaaactgagtcaaaagcccccctttatatccaagaaaactgatgccatctgctctttgctaacgtaagccatttggatttctgcaGAGCGCAACGCAATGTAATCGTTACTCTTTTTGCCTtcgcgaaagccaaattgtgtatctgacagtaagccattcgCTTGAATCccattgtcgaggcgaaacaagatcattttctcgaacaactttcggatacaggaaagCATGGCAATTGGCcggtacgagttgtggtcgaagGTCGCTTTTTCTGGTTTTAAAATGACGACGACCTTCATTTGCATCCAGTCATAagagacaatgttaccctcGAGGAACTCGTTAAAtcaattcaacaagcgccttttcacagagtcaggcagattcttcagcacgtGGAAGTGGGCGTTGTTACCTTCGAAAACGTTGTTTCGTTCGCgatatcgtgaggagacgcagCGCTGCACGTTTTCTGTATCGAATTTATCCAAATTtagcgaatatccagcggtttgcATATTCTACGTTCTTATTGGTACTGTTATGGTTACGTATACGTCGATCCGTACCCAAAAGAGTGCTCATCAcggtttctctcgttaacccacCGACGAATCGGCGCCAATAGctgcttttttgctttcattagactcttcattagCGTTTCTAGCAGGTAGCCGATAGCTAgcgccggttgtcacggtaaagatagatacgtctacctttatcaggacacatgttagtgaactcgggtgattcgtagttattctgcctaagctcgaccctcattaacagaaggcaaaaattaagcccgtacgatattaagcctgttctaatgaccctgccacttctagttttccgatctgtttacttcacatccttgctctcacttgagtactatggctctaagtttcataactttccctacccagtaatctctagctaattgaatgtcgttaaaacgtaaaaaagaaaatgtgactaacatagtcgaaataaaaaaaggaaaaaaagatttatgtaactttgctgacggtttccagttagggataaatttattatctaataatagttttctttatctacattttggaatacgctttttctaaatgttgttccagtcacattgacggcgttcataacacacttgaatttttttcgtttcgttggtcgtggtactcgtacagagaaggcatactacataccatcaaatcggtggtacataCATGAAACaacactatctgtcaagttgtccctgggttgcaCTGGGTACACCTGAAGCGGGTGCTGCGGTACATCCGTGGCACGTTGGACTGGAATTTCGAGGAAACAACGAGGCACCGGTTATGGAAGCGTTTTGTGATGCCGACCGGGCCAATGATCCGGTGGACCGGCGATCACTCACCGGATATGTGTTCCGGGCTCATGGATGTACAGTTGGCTGGCTGACAAGGAAGCAACCGACCGTATCCTTGTCATCGACCGAGGCCGAGCTGGTTGCACTCTGCGCGACCGTGTGCCAcggtattgcgcacttcccaccaacctggacttcgcactttcaaagtgcgagtgatcaaactgctactgaaaactgcgagctgtcaaaacacatgtatttcaagtgatagagatggtactttcatagacagaccagtcgaactaaccagtctatgagaagaatttaatagaagaatagtaagtgcgcagtgctgttagaatccagtttttagtgccacaaacaaTATATGGATGAAGCGACTATTGCAGGATTTGGACAGGGAGCTCAAAGGGCCTATGGCATACTATGAAAACAATCAGTCGACATTAAGGGTAGCAGAAAACTAAAGGGACGCCGGTCGCATGAAGCATGTGGACGTGAAGTATTGTTTCGTACGAAAGCTGATCCAGCGATGACAAGTTGCTTTACGCTACAAGCCGACCGATGAGCAGCTCGCTGACATCCTGACCAAGGGACTACCGACGGGAGCATTCCAGAGACATCGGGCCAGCCTTGAGTTAATGGGCTCCGGGAATTGAGCGGGGGTGTTGAGGTGGACAATCCCGTAGTCATTCGACCTATGTGGCGAAACACCTTCGCGCGCACCTgtcatcaacaacaacaacaatcagTTACCcagtcagcgtggcaagcagaaagttgagcaaagcgaaattgatgctggcagagtttctgcgagcattttgcgcgagaattctggcaacgaattcgctcaaatgcaacaaccgtttctgacagaagcggttaaaccaaccgatgctgctcacttttatccagaatccagccaagaatgtacggccaagatctctgtacgcttcctgccaTATCTTTGTGAGATGTTTTGCTCTCGAGTCGTGCtctgggacgggacctgcggattcgtgttttcttattctttctttttgtttgttatatcTTACTACTTCGAGTCACACACACTAATACTTGGTGTAGTTCAAGAAATGACATGACTTTTTTAAAGAACAAACAAGAATTgaactttcattttttttgtgaatccaTTATCATGAAGTGCAAGGTCAAAAATTGCGGTCGTAGTAAAGCGAAAAATCCGGAGATGACTTTTCACCATTTTCCGGTGAATCCCGATTTGTGAAAACAGTGGGAGAAGTTCACAAGATTTGACGATCTCGAAATTAATGAAAGCACTATCATCTCCACTATTATTATTGATCTAATGAttaatttattgaaacatttgaaaaaaaaattagcatttacttaatttcaaatagAATACTCCCCAGTCTAGTCCTTGATCTCGCACAGACCAGAAGCTAAATACACACCGCTCGTTCACAGCAAAGCAAACGAACGAATTTTTACCCGCATCGCTTCGTTTCTTCTTTACACCAGTAACAGAAAAAAAGCCTCGTTGCCCCACGGTGAGCAAAATGAGCGAACAAAAAAGCAAAGTGCGCCCGCTAAGGGAAAACACTGTCGTGATTGACTTTACGCAAACTCGACGAAGACCTACAGTGCGTGAGGTGGAACAGTTAATAAAAGTGAACATGAATCTTGATCTTGCGGCAGTTACACACCTCCAGCTGCATCATACAAAAAACGTGATACTAATAACGTTCCAGACGCTATCCGATGCAGAATTCTTTAGTGTGATGAATAATATGCAACACGAAATCGAATACGAAAACattaaaaccaagatccccgtctATATAGACCGAGATTTTACTGAAGTTTTATTgcatgatttggcaccgcgcACCAGCTCCGAGTACATTAAAAAATACATGtcccaatacggagaagtggaatccgtcaagaatgacacctggagaaactttttccccggTATTCTCAACGGGGTTCGTATCGTCAGAATGCAGCTGCACAAACCTATACCATCTTACTTGACCTTCGAATGCAAATCTTCTCAAGGGATTACCTACATTCAAAAAACCCTTTGCACATACCCTGGACAGAcgcccacgtgccagttctgcaaccaaacggcacactacggtaaaccatgcgctaaaactgctgcggaAAATGGATCTACTACAACACGCACTGATAAACAGCCTTCCACCGCTAAACCACAGTCAACCGGCCAAAAGATAATCTCCGATAGCCCAAAGCAAACATCCATTACACCGGCCGCAGGAATGACTAAAAAAGAAGACGGATACACCAAGGTCACTAGTAAACACAAAAAGCATCAAATATCAGCCAACAGTGAACAATCAACCAACTCTAGCGATAGTGATATGGACGTACACGAGAGCGATGAAGAGGACACACAGATTAACCAACAAGCAGCAAACGGTAAAGGGAATAATGGCAATAACGCTTCGCCCCCGAGAAAGATAACGAGAAACAGCAAGCAGTGCGCCCAGGACAGACGATCGCAATAATTTTCGCATTTTTCTCATACTTTTGAAATGTAATTTCCTGAAATgtttattatttctaaaaaaggcgaatgacccttgtggttaaaacctttataaataaataataataataatagaatacTCCCCATATTAATCACTCTGAGGACAGCCGGTTCAATCTGACATTTGCGTGCTGGATCAATTTgacacgcgttttttttttctttccgcaggtcccgtcccaggtcGTGCTAATTAGCACACCTAGCACTCTggttcccagttaaactcattccggaaccggttcggatttcttaatggagtcattatggattccaaatcaaatgcaacaaccggttccgactcagaatcggttattgcatttgatttggaatccataatgactccattcaggattccgaatcaaattccgaatggtttgaccgggttagagtgtggccaacacgctcattcaaaattactcaaaatttgagtacagagcactcaatttcaaaaatataggcaatatccatatcaacatttgaatagggctaataagatttgtaaacaaacttttgttttgctgatttctcctaatttattatcatttcaacacagaaaacatttgaaaatgaatctaccaagggtaaagatgttgattcatgtgtatttttcatgaaattcaactcggtgccggaataatgagcgaaataagtttgtttacaaaagtctcattcgcccttttgaagaattactattgatatgtcaaaaaatgagttttaatttgAGTAGAATTAACTCAACTGATGAGTAaccattaatttttttaactttcgggtgaaaaaaatagttattctcAATAAAAAGTGCGTAGAATTTGACGTCGATTGAAACCATGATAAAAGATTATGCCTCGGACCtattagcacagactaacagacataacactcaaaaacaaagcttcgcccgctttaacggtcattttaaaaatatttgtagttgggactgtggccacatttgaaattatggcgccactgacatatgaacaagcatatgggggatagaccactagtgaaaaattgttcccaaacctgaggggtaaccca is part of the Topomyia yanbarensis strain Yona2022 chromosome 1, ASM3024719v1, whole genome shotgun sequence genome and encodes:
- the LOC131687750 gene encoding RING finger protein 141-like, with translation MGQQVSSLPQKIVPTDAVDSLQFEIKKQAQIFSEIGSLTYEDFQKCLADLNSLSRKCLDPSGKQLVFAVKKGTDSSVLWKGTVRIACVKVDPSTKKVECYKLLNLKQFLQVFRTFQNDLHAMVTVETQRIRSPTGSPTHSSSTGRGSSSGSAAGSFERSDFSPNSSYVYTFPQHTTASMLMEQVNGICGSDSSSIDGGGLQSSTEEAAECCICLERKPEVSLPCAHSYCTPCIEQWNIHQKKCPICDEELVSTDDTWVLSEMPEAEEISEEICATLMKLSVGK